Proteins encoded together in one Fimbriiglobus ruber window:
- a CDS encoding serine/threonine-protein kinase, with product MPEDKPKPNILFRLAAEGMVPILGAAAGGAANVVVGDHAGPVVGMAVEKGVEKAINIFGRGIVARWQEWIKHQPVAAVDAAVEELVELTPAVAREQARTILLELAPQADLAAVDRAVEYLTAVPRAVNRALVPDPARGGCRSLPPSISLEDERSLLQLLPEDVPPYPSATDLAGTPYRLVELLGSGGFGAVYRATSPSLQHLPLAIKFCLDRSLVPTLHQERSNLERLMRAGGRGAGHVVRLYGYDLDHPTPYLVYEYVAGGDLTHHLAVRRATLGRLPDAAEVLGWVAQLVDGLAFAHRAGVVHRDLKPANVLVDDGKLKLADFGIGGATATRAAAAARSRVGPSTMDYLSLADQASLFRGAGTPLYMSPEQRKGANPDPRHDLYALGVVWYQLLAGDVSKELHHGWAKELRVRFGVPPEHIALLERCVGWFDDRPANAAELLPLLREAAGVQTASTFQVPITDENSSRQEPRPTLAAETTATAAAATVLPGVGDSPRRTLAASLVNRLHEAHSEYERLRRWSPTRPAIRGVLFSIAFLFMLVCLIAYGNAISAQKSPEYPDMLSMQRYQVGVMGATFMALPGAVLFALIYYAVAWARMDRARGSAKEQIIQLGAELSDAFPELVADIGGVIALRNPECVTLLRDRFAPPAPLVIVPRSAASQSRRPILGSQLARLEKMHADLAALAGWPLWETIVWGFFPGILLGWLAGELLFDLRHQYAQFPAAFGYYGNDWVANIFGGIVGVAVWTGYVALIRFAVRPQTAVLRAALNDQIAELARDFPFEVEAAGGRAALKDYGVVRRARDDLAIPTSPPAPTAELTPEQVAADPARRALAAARLTDLIRRKDQTDGNLDASWLALIGLWVIVVVPAAFVVFFGTRMFDDTWSKTLSVIVSVTIGLFAAWLWWEAVAAWRQSLRRKWAAEVDEFTAEYPRLVAAWGGRGAFNNPETRVALLRSLDPTTKAGKGFLKRWFGG from the coding sequence ATGCCCGAAGACAAACCCAAGCCGAACATCCTGTTCCGTCTCGCGGCGGAGGGAATGGTGCCGATACTCGGTGCGGCCGCAGGCGGGGCGGCGAACGTCGTTGTGGGAGACCATGCGGGTCCGGTCGTCGGCATGGCGGTCGAAAAGGGTGTCGAGAAGGCGATCAACATTTTCGGCCGCGGGATCGTTGCCCGGTGGCAGGAGTGGATCAAGCACCAGCCGGTGGCCGCCGTCGACGCGGCCGTGGAGGAGTTAGTCGAACTGACCCCGGCCGTTGCCCGCGAGCAGGCCCGGACGATCCTGCTCGAACTCGCGCCACAGGCTGATCTTGCGGCCGTCGACCGGGCCGTCGAATATCTAACGGCTGTGCCCCGAGCGGTGAACCGGGCTCTCGTCCCCGATCCCGCCCGGGGCGGCTGCCGATCACTTCCACCTTCGATCTCCCTGGAAGACGAACGGTCACTGCTCCAACTGTTGCCGGAAGACGTGCCACCGTACCCGTCCGCGACTGACCTGGCCGGCACCCCGTACCGGCTGGTCGAGCTGCTCGGCTCCGGCGGGTTCGGGGCCGTTTACCGGGCTACGTCGCCGAGCCTTCAGCACCTCCCGCTGGCGATCAAGTTTTGTCTGGACCGGTCGCTCGTGCCGACGCTGCACCAGGAGCGGAGTAACCTGGAGAGGCTGATGCGGGCCGGCGGGCGGGGAGCAGGGCACGTCGTCCGGTTGTACGGCTACGACCTCGACCACCCGACCCCGTACCTCGTGTACGAATACGTGGCGGGTGGCGACCTGACCCACCACCTCGCGGTCCGTCGGGCCACTCTCGGCCGCCTCCCGGACGCGGCCGAAGTCCTCGGGTGGGTAGCCCAGCTCGTCGACGGACTGGCGTTCGCCCACCGCGCCGGCGTGGTTCACCGGGATCTGAAGCCGGCGAACGTGCTGGTGGATGACGGCAAGCTGAAATTGGCCGACTTCGGCATCGGCGGGGCGACGGCCACCCGCGCCGCGGCCGCGGCACGGAGCCGGGTCGGCCCGTCCACGATGGACTACCTCTCGCTCGCGGACCAGGCCAGCCTATTTCGCGGAGCCGGCACCCCGCTCTATATGAGCCCCGAGCAGCGCAAGGGAGCCAACCCGGACCCGCGACACGACTTGTACGCCCTCGGCGTTGTCTGGTACCAACTTCTCGCCGGCGATGTGTCGAAAGAACTGCACCACGGCTGGGCCAAGGAACTTCGGGTCAGGTTCGGTGTTCCGCCCGAACACATCGCATTGCTCGAACGGTGTGTCGGTTGGTTCGACGACCGGCCGGCCAACGCCGCCGAACTGCTGCCGCTTCTGAGAGAAGCGGCGGGAGTCCAAACGGCGTCGACCTTTCAAGTGCCGATCACTGACGAGAACTCTTCGCGGCAGGAGCCGCGGCCCACGCTGGCCGCGGAAACGACGGCGACGGCCGCGGCCGCTACGGTCTTGCCCGGAGTGGGCGACAGTCCGCGGCGGACACTGGCCGCTTCTTTGGTGAATCGGTTACACGAAGCCCACTCGGAATATGAACGGTTGCGGCGGTGGTCACCGACCCGGCCGGCGATACGGGGCGTGCTTTTCTCGATCGCGTTCCTGTTCATGTTGGTGTGCCTGATAGCCTACGGTAACGCGATTTCGGCCCAAAAATCACCAGAATATCCGGATATGCTTTCGATGCAGAGGTACCAGGTCGGAGTCATGGGTGCGACGTTCATGGCACTCCCGGGTGCTGTCCTGTTCGCACTGATTTACTACGCGGTCGCCTGGGCGCGGATGGACCGAGCCCGGGGGAGTGCCAAGGAGCAAATCATCCAGCTGGGGGCCGAACTGTCGGACGCCTTCCCGGAATTGGTCGCGGACATCGGCGGCGTCATCGCCCTCCGAAACCCGGAGTGTGTGACCTTGCTCCGGGATCGATTCGCTCCGCCCGCTCCCCTCGTGATTGTTCCGCGGTCCGCCGCCTCCCAGTCGCGGCGACCGATCCTCGGGTCACAACTCGCCCGATTGGAGAAGATGCACGCCGACCTCGCCGCGCTCGCCGGCTGGCCGTTGTGGGAAACCATCGTTTGGGGCTTTTTCCCGGGTATTTTGCTCGGATGGCTCGCGGGCGAGCTATTGTTCGACCTCCGGCACCAGTATGCCCAATTCCCCGCGGCGTTCGGTTACTACGGGAACGACTGGGTCGCCAACATCTTCGGGGGAATAGTCGGCGTCGCCGTTTGGACCGGATACGTGGCACTGATTCGGTTCGCGGTTCGCCCCCAGACAGCTGTTCTCCGCGCAGCCTTGAACGACCAAATCGCCGAATTGGCCCGCGACTTCCCGTTTGAAGTCGAAGCGGCAGGCGGGCGGGCGGCCTTGAAAGATTACGGCGTCGTCCGCCGAGCGCGAGACGACCTCGCCATCCCAACCAGTCCGCCAGCCCCGACCGCCGAACTGACTCCGGAGCAGGTGGCCGCCGACCCGGCTCGTCGGGCGTTGGCCGCCGCGCGACTGACAGATCTGATCCGGCGGAAAGATCAAACGGACGGGAATTTGGACGCCAGTTGGCTCGCCCTGATCGGGCTTTGGGTGATTGTGGTCGTGCCGGCGGCATTCGTGGTATTTTTTGGCACCAGGATGTTCGATGACACCTGGAGCAAAACGCTGTCTGTCATCGTGTCCGTTACGATCGGGTTGTTCGCGGCCTGGCTTTGGTGGGAGGCGGTGGCCGCCTGGCGGCAGAGCCTTCGTCGAAAGTGGGCCGCGGAGGTAGACGAGTTCACGGCCGAGTACCCTCGGCTCGTGGCCGCGTGGGGAGGGCGTGGGGCGTTCAACAATCCAGAAACGCGGGTCGCGCTTCTCCGCAGCCTGGACCCAACGACCAAAGCCGGGAAGGGGTTTCTCAAGCGGTGGTTTGGTGGGTGA
- a CDS encoding pyridoxal-phosphate-dependent aminotransferase family protein, producing MKPRLFTPGPTTVPEETLLELARPVTYHRSAEAKAILGEVTEDLKYVFQTSQPVMTLTSSGTGGMEAAVANTLAAGEKAILLTAGRWGERWRGILKAFQANLVVVEVPYGKAVTPEMLEKALAENPDTKAVFATLSETSTGVGHDLEAFGRIVAKSPALLVVDGISGLGAMECRTDAWQLDVVVTGSQKALMLPPGLAFVSVSEKAWKKIEATPIRSFYLDLRRYKKALAESDTPFTPANTLIKAQRVSLKRIRAEGIENLWARHAKIAAACRAGVTALGLKLFAERPNNALTVITVPAGVDGSATLKKLEKQHGFKLADGQDNMKGQIWRLSHMGYTDAFEVLGAIAALELVLHESGFKLEPGAGVAAFQREYAKK from the coding sequence ATGAAACCGCGGCTCTTCACCCCCGGCCCGACCACGGTCCCCGAGGAAACCCTGCTCGAACTCGCCCGCCCGGTGACTTACCACCGGTCGGCGGAAGCCAAGGCGATCCTGGGCGAAGTGACCGAAGACCTCAAGTACGTGTTCCAGACCTCCCAGCCGGTCATGACCCTGACGAGTTCGGGCACCGGCGGGATGGAAGCGGCCGTGGCGAACACCCTCGCCGCGGGCGAGAAGGCGATCCTGCTCACGGCCGGCAGGTGGGGCGAGCGATGGCGGGGCATCCTCAAGGCGTTCCAGGCGAACCTCGTCGTCGTCGAAGTGCCTTACGGCAAAGCCGTCACCCCAGAAATGCTGGAGAAGGCGCTCGCCGAGAACCCGGACACGAAGGCCGTGTTCGCCACCCTGAGCGAGACGTCCACCGGCGTCGGGCACGACCTGGAAGCGTTCGGCCGGATCGTGGCGAAGTCGCCCGCTCTGCTCGTCGTAGACGGCATCAGCGGACTCGGGGCGATGGAGTGTCGGACGGACGCCTGGCAGCTCGACGTGGTCGTGACCGGCTCCCAGAAGGCGCTCATGCTGCCCCCCGGGCTGGCGTTCGTCTCGGTCAGCGAAAAGGCGTGGAAGAAGATCGAGGCAACCCCGATCCGGTCGTTCTACCTCGACCTCCGTCGTTACAAGAAGGCTCTCGCGGAAAGCGACACCCCGTTCACCCCGGCGAACACGCTCATCAAGGCCCAGCGGGTGAGCCTGAAGCGGATTCGGGCCGAGGGGATCGAGAACCTGTGGGCCCGCCACGCGAAGATCGCCGCCGCCTGTCGGGCGGGTGTCACCGCGCTCGGATTGAAGCTGTTCGCCGAGCGGCCGAATAACGCGCTCACGGTCATCACCGTGCCGGCCGGCGTCGACGGCAGCGCGACGCTGAAGAAGCTGGAAAAGCAGCACGGTTTCAAGCTGGCTGACGGTCAGGACAACATGAAAGGCCAGATCTGGCGGCTGTCGCACATGGGGTACACGGACGCGTTCGAAGTTCTCGGCGCGATCGCGGCCCTCGAACTCGTTCTTCACGAAAGCGGCTTCAAGCTGGAGCCGGGTGCCGGCGTGGCCGCGTTCCAGCGCGAGTACGCGAAAAAGTAA
- a CDS encoding ribosome-binding factor A: MSRRHKTCSVDGAADEMGPEDGADPKVFHDRRKWREKPPGPGRKSLQLCGQVRDGLRAIFACFSDEVLRELTVVSVDPAPHAGRLMVTVAVLSPADATDRNAATAHLVRATGLIRREIASGVHRRNTPEMVFRVI, translated from the coding sequence ATGAGTCGAAGGCACAAAACATGTTCGGTTGACGGGGCCGCCGACGAGATGGGGCCGGAAGACGGGGCGGACCCGAAGGTGTTCCACGACCGGCGCAAGTGGCGGGAAAAGCCGCCCGGCCCGGGGCGAAAATCCTTGCAACTGTGTGGGCAGGTCCGCGACGGGCTCCGGGCGATCTTCGCCTGTTTCTCGGACGAGGTGTTGCGAGAGTTGACGGTGGTTTCGGTCGATCCGGCGCCGCACGCGGGCCGGCTGATGGTGACAGTCGCCGTGCTCAGCCCGGCAGACGCCACCGACCGAAACGCCGCGACCGCGCACCTCGTCCGGGCGACGGGTCTGATCCGCCGGGAGATCGCGTCGGGCGTCCACCGGCGGAACACGCCCGAAATGGTGTTCCGCGTAATTTGA
- a CDS encoding DUF1559 domain-containing protein → MRNPRSTRVGFTLIELLVVIAIIAILIGLLLPAVQKVREAASRTKCTNNLKQIGLAFHNYHDTMGQFPAGAMDGAYVWQSGLTSWAQASDGTHREGYSWEYMLLPYIEQGQVQNIVATATLYATVIPIYTCPSARAPGLDNKIYKSDYVGCSGSTFPAEAPPADGGGMIIQGNLTDSTGVVRYAHTKITMASVTDGLSNTLLAGEKWLNPLAQGGSQDGGNNEPWCNAGWDEDHVRCTGTGPTDTFSCVNCFGVTDGSGVTTDYRPKPNSQCTIGAGANGTGGTIWQELFGGPHTGGLNVVSGDGSVRFVSFNVSATAWSAFGTRNGNETFSLDN, encoded by the coding sequence ATGCGCAACCCGCGATCCACTCGCGTCGGTTTTACGCTAATCGAATTGCTGGTCGTGATCGCGATCATCGCGATTCTGATCGGCCTGCTCCTTCCCGCCGTACAAAAAGTCCGCGAGGCGGCGTCCCGAACGAAGTGCACCAACAACCTGAAACAGATCGGCTTGGCTTTCCACAACTATCACGACACCATGGGCCAGTTCCCCGCGGGTGCCATGGACGGGGCTTACGTTTGGCAGAGTGGTCTGACCAGCTGGGCCCAAGCGAGCGACGGCACCCACCGAGAAGGGTACAGCTGGGAATACATGCTTTTGCCGTACATCGAACAAGGACAAGTCCAAAACATCGTTGCCACAGCTACGCTGTACGCCACTGTCATACCAATATACACCTGTCCAAGTGCTCGTGCCCCGGGCTTGGACAATAAGATTTATAAGTCGGATTACGTCGGCTGCTCCGGGTCCACGTTCCCGGCAGAGGCCCCACCTGCGGATGGCGGTGGTATGATCATTCAAGGCAACCTCACGGATTCAACCGGAGTGGTGCGATATGCTCACACGAAAATCACCATGGCGAGCGTTACCGACGGCCTCTCGAACACGTTATTGGCGGGCGAAAAATGGCTGAACCCGCTCGCGCAAGGAGGTAGCCAGGACGGTGGCAACAACGAGCCCTGGTGCAACGCCGGATGGGATGAAGATCACGTTCGTTGTACGGGGACCGGTCCGACCGATACATTTAGTTGCGTCAATTGCTTTGGCGTGACGGACGGCTCTGGGGTCACCACCGATTACCGCCCGAAACCGAATTCCCAATGCACAATAGGTGCAGGGGCCAACGGCACAGGTGGCACCATTTGGCAAGAGCTGTTCGGCGGCCCGCACACCGGCGGTTTGAACGTGGTGTCCGGAGATGGCTCCGTTCGATTTGTTTCGTTCAACGTGTCCGCGACCGCTTGGTCCGCATTCGGTACACGAAATGGTAACGAAACCTTCAGCCTGGACAACTGA
- a CDS encoding cupin domain-containing protein, whose amino-acid sequence MPTAPGYLVRDLADAPTVPCPCGASTRPLTAADGAPCSLHVTSITDSARHYHRETTEVYHILEGTGQMELNGEWVDVRPGTTVWIEPGTRHRLVSTGGVKTIVFGLPAFRADDEWFD is encoded by the coding sequence ATGCCGACCGCGCCCGGCTACCTCGTCCGCGACCTCGCCGACGCCCCGACGGTCCCGTGCCCGTGCGGCGCGAGTACCCGCCCGCTGACCGCCGCGGACGGGGCGCCGTGTTCGCTGCACGTCACCAGCATTACGGATTCCGCCCGCCACTACCACCGGGAAACGACCGAGGTGTACCACATCCTGGAAGGAACCGGCCAGATGGAACTGAACGGCGAGTGGGTCGACGTGCGGCCGGGGACGACGGTCTGGATCGAGCCCGGCACGCGACACCGGCTGGTCAGTACGGGCGGGGTAAAGACGATCGTATTCGGGCTGCCGGCGTTCCGCGCCGACGACGAGTGGTTCGACTGA
- a CDS encoding carboxypeptidase-like regulatory domain-containing protein translates to MPFVLTVVAGCGPSGGSAPNSTPQPPTPLATKYNPATAGTIQGQVRWQGVIPKTAPDLAPVPTTTSFEWQEKSNPYEPRVDGETHGLADAVVYLAGVDPAASKPWDWPDVRIELRDFRIDVRQGHGDARRVGVVRRGAEVEIVSEDSAYHMLRARGAAFFTLPFPEPNKPLTRRLDNAGLVELTSGAGYFWTAADLFVSEHPYYAITDATGRYTLAGVPPGTYDLVCWVRDWNVTGKDRDPETGLVFRQHYAAPYEQRVRVTVPDGETNFTINATRFHSPR, encoded by the coding sequence TTGCCGTTCGTCCTGACCGTTGTCGCCGGGTGCGGACCGTCCGGCGGCTCGGCCCCGAATTCGACGCCCCAACCGCCGACGCCACTCGCAACCAAGTACAACCCGGCGACCGCGGGCACGATCCAGGGACAGGTCCGGTGGCAAGGGGTGATTCCGAAGACCGCGCCCGACCTCGCCCCGGTCCCGACGACGACCAGTTTCGAGTGGCAGGAAAAATCGAACCCTTACGAGCCGCGGGTCGACGGGGAAACCCACGGCCTGGCCGATGCCGTGGTTTACCTCGCCGGCGTCGACCCGGCGGCGAGTAAGCCGTGGGACTGGCCGGACGTGCGGATCGAACTCCGCGATTTCCGCATCGACGTGCGCCAGGGCCACGGCGACGCGCGGCGGGTCGGCGTCGTGCGGCGGGGAGCCGAGGTGGAGATCGTATCCGAGGACAGCGCGTACCACATGCTGAGAGCCCGCGGGGCGGCGTTCTTCACCCTGCCGTTTCCCGAACCGAACAAGCCGCTGACCCGCCGGCTCGATAACGCTGGGTTGGTCGAACTGACGAGCGGGGCCGGGTACTTCTGGACCGCCGCCGACCTGTTCGTGAGCGAACACCCGTACTACGCGATCACCGACGCAACCGGGCGATACACACTCGCAGGCGTTCCCCCGGGCACTTACGACCTTGTCTGCTGGGTGCGCGACTGGAACGTGACCGGCAAGGACCGCGACCCGGAAACCGGGCTCGTGTTCCGGCAGCATTATGCGGCGCCGTATGAGCAGCGGGTCCGGGTGACGGTCCCGGACGGCGAGACGAATTTCACCATCAACGCGACGCGTTTTCATTCCCCACGATGA
- a CDS encoding glycosyltransferase family 39 protein: protein MSTSGRPRRIVETVSVVAYLAVVASGLLHMAVVRPYWHDELYTLALARVASPAALWGDLAAGVDLNPPLSYLLARGTLLVFGEVEWALRLPDVAGGVLAAACVYLFVRHRRGTAEAWVALAAVTLSDVVWKYFQEARPYALMCGWTALALLCWQRATDESARYRRFWLAGLAAAAGLGMLSHYYFVLPVAAVAVGELIRAGRRGRPDWLVLGCLAAAGVSLAACYPLWSQASKAYGPGFWSKTTFSPASIGRVYMDLAGSEALPAAGIVLASVAIVGVVIRVRSGRTDQPGYPVWEWAAVLALTALPVGGVFLGVYVSGGFHYRYVLPTAVGLAILLARAVGKLGAANRWCCGAAAVAIAAAGFPGKWPQGVEWARDQATDIEQMTTFLNDHAAGATVVMVSPNQLLQMTYYVDRSSFTLVYLADPALALAHRYPDTGDRALLALTRVRPVNLTGPDEIVSKVRRGELVFYLYPPNNDPGWPWAELSARGLRFDPVGERWDGKLFRMRSGE from the coding sequence TTGTCTACTTCCGGCCGGCCGCGGCGAATCGTTGAGACCGTCTCGGTGGTCGCGTACCTCGCGGTCGTCGCTTCCGGGTTGCTGCATATGGCCGTGGTACGGCCGTACTGGCACGACGAACTTTACACCCTCGCCCTGGCCCGCGTGGCGTCACCGGCCGCGCTTTGGGGAGACCTTGCGGCCGGAGTCGATCTCAACCCGCCACTCAGTTATCTCCTCGCCCGGGGAACACTCCTCGTATTCGGCGAGGTCGAATGGGCCCTCCGACTGCCGGACGTGGCCGGGGGCGTTCTCGCGGCGGCATGCGTTTATTTGTTCGTTCGCCACCGCCGCGGGACCGCCGAGGCATGGGTCGCGCTCGCGGCCGTCACGCTGTCCGACGTCGTCTGGAAGTATTTTCAGGAAGCCCGCCCGTACGCCCTGATGTGCGGTTGGACGGCGCTCGCACTGCTCTGTTGGCAACGTGCGACCGACGAATCTGCCAGGTACCGGCGATTTTGGCTCGCGGGCCTGGCGGCCGCCGCGGGGTTGGGGATGCTTTCGCACTACTACTTTGTCCTCCCGGTGGCAGCGGTCGCCGTCGGCGAGTTGATCCGGGCGGGCCGCCGCGGGCGCCCGGATTGGCTGGTACTCGGCTGCCTCGCGGCGGCCGGTGTGTCGCTGGCCGCGTGCTACCCCCTCTGGTCACAGGCGTCCAAGGCTTACGGGCCCGGTTTCTGGTCTAAGACGACATTCTCCCCGGCTTCAATTGGCCGGGTTTACATGGATCTGGCCGGGTCGGAGGCATTGCCCGCGGCGGGCATCGTGCTCGCAAGCGTGGCAATTGTGGGCGTGGTGATCCGGGTACGATCGGGACGTACCGACCAACCCGGCTACCCCGTCTGGGAGTGGGCGGCCGTCCTGGCGCTGACCGCCCTTCCCGTCGGCGGGGTCTTCCTCGGGGTCTACGTCTCGGGCGGGTTCCACTACCGGTACGTGCTGCCGACGGCGGTCGGGCTGGCGATTCTGCTCGCGCGGGCGGTCGGTAAACTCGGGGCCGCGAACCGGTGGTGTTGCGGGGCCGCGGCCGTCGCCATCGCGGCGGCCGGGTTCCCCGGCAAATGGCCTCAGGGCGTCGAGTGGGCGCGCGATCAGGCGACCGACATCGAACAGATGACGACGTTCCTGAACGACCACGCGGCCGGGGCAACAGTCGTGATGGTGTCGCCCAACCAGCTCCTGCAAATGACGTATTACGTCGACCGGTCGTCGTTCACGCTCGTATACCTGGCCGATCCGGCCCTCGCGCTGGCGCACCGTTACCCGGATACGGGGGACCGGGCATTGCTGGCGCTGACTCGGGTCCGGCCCGTGAACTTGACCGGGCCGGACGAGATCGTGTCGAAGGTACGCCGCGGCGAACTGGTCTTTTACCTTTACCCGCCCAACAACGACCCGGGATGGCCGTGGGCGGAGCTTTCGGCCCGCGGGTTACGCTTTGATCCGGTGGGCGAGCGGTGGGACGGCAAACTATTCCGGATGAGGTCGGGTGAGTGA
- the hisA gene encoding 1-(5-phosphoribosyl)-5-[(5-phosphoribosylamino)methylideneamino]imidazole-4-carboxamide isomerase — translation MIIYPAIDLLGGRCVRLVQGDYARETVFSDDPAAVGARWVAEGADRLHLVDLDGAKVGRPINGAVVRRIVETAGVPCQLGGGIRSDADLAEVFGWGVRWAVLGTRALQDPAWVRRAAEQYPGRVVLGVDARDGFVATDGWLNTSTTKAADLAKMVEDAPLAAVVYTDIARDGMMSGPNYDALAAMRAATRLPVIASGGVSDHAQVQKLVDAGTYACIIGRALYEGQIRLPEALAQVRTAGGA, via the coding sequence ATGATCATTTACCCCGCGATCGACCTCCTCGGCGGCCGCTGCGTTCGGCTCGTGCAAGGCGACTACGCGCGGGAGACCGTCTTCTCGGACGACCCCGCGGCCGTCGGCGCGCGGTGGGTTGCGGAGGGAGCCGACCGCCTCCACCTCGTCGACCTCGACGGCGCCAAGGTTGGGCGGCCGATCAACGGCGCGGTCGTCCGCCGGATCGTCGAGACTGCGGGTGTCCCCTGTCAACTCGGGGGCGGCATCCGGTCCGACGCCGATCTGGCCGAGGTGTTCGGCTGGGGGGTCCGGTGGGCGGTCCTGGGCACCAGGGCGTTGCAAGACCCGGCGTGGGTCCGTCGGGCGGCCGAGCAGTACCCCGGCCGGGTGGTGTTGGGCGTGGACGCCCGGGACGGGTTCGTCGCCACGGACGGGTGGCTCAACACGTCGACGACGAAAGCCGCGGATTTGGCGAAGATGGTGGAAGACGCGCCGCTCGCGGCCGTCGTGTATACCGACATTGCCCGCGACGGGATGATGAGCGGGCCGAACTACGACGCCCTGGCCGCGATGCGGGCTGCTACACGGTTGCCCGTGATCGCGTCCGGCGGCGTGAGCGACCACGCCCAGGTCCAAAAACTCGTCGACGCGGGGACGTACGCCTGCATCATCGGTCGGGCGTTGTACGAGGGGCAGATCCGCTTGCCCGAGGCGCTGGCCCAGGTGCGAACCGCGGGCGGGGCGTAA